A region from the Aegilops tauschii subsp. strangulata cultivar AL8/78 chromosome 5, Aet v6.0, whole genome shotgun sequence genome encodes:
- the LOC141022869 gene encoding uncharacterized protein has translation MCLQTATLRSLNYKPRTTAKALRSWHGPNHSDLRLRGTIIAELIFRLDIAGDARTLSQAGISLRGLLKMQSLGIAATERSTRRQKSRFLTLKDGASNSRLFRVHASSRRRKNHILDLQRDGALVTDDSEKMDMIWSHFNSLLGCTSDRPHTLNLEALNVPAIDLSALLMHLSLKMRLKVLNSQALSPLNSATMIMLAKGSHSGIAAKMLANRLQPVMPKLIANCENTFIKGRSIHDNFVFVQGAAKLLQQRKIPSLLVKLDISKAFDSVSWAFLLQLLSFRGFSLTWSDWVSNLLATSSTKINVNGSPSV, from the exons ATGTGTTTACAAACTGCGACTCTGCGATCATTGAACTACAAGCCGAGAACAACCGCAAAAGCTCTGAGATCTTGGCACGGTCCAAACCACTCTGATCTGCGGCTGAGGGGAACAATCATTGCGGAGCTCATTTTCAGGCTGGACATTGCCGGTGACGCGAGAACTTTATCACAGGCAGGGATCAGTCTCAGAGGCTTGCTGAAGATGCAAAGTCTGGGAATTGCTGCCACGGAGAGGTCCACGAGGCGGCAAAAGTCTCGTTTCCTGACGTTGAAGGATGGCGCGTCCAATTCCAGGCTGTTCCGTGTCCACGCTTCTTCACGCAGGCGCAAGAACCACATCCTGGATTTGCAGCGTGATGGTGCTCTGGTCACTGATGATTCCGAGAAGATGGACATGATTTGGTCTCACTTCAACTCCCTGCTGGGCTGCACCTCCGATCGCCCACACACTCTGAATCTTGAAGCGCTCAACGTGCCGGCTATTGACCTATCTGCCCTTTTGATGCACCTTTCACTGAAGATGAGATTAAAG GTATTGAATTCTCAAGCCCTGAGCCCGCTCAACTCGGCCACAATGATTATGCTTGCTAAGGGTAGCCATAGTGGG ATCGCCGCTAAGATGCTCGCTAACAGACTGCAACCTGTGATGCCAAAGCTGATTGCCAACTGCGAGAACACATTCATTAAAGGAAGATCTATCCATGACAACTTTGTGTTCGTCCAGGGTGCCGCTAAGTTGTTGCAACAGAGGAAGATCCCTAGCCTACTTGTGAAGCTGGACATATCCAAAGCCTTTGATTCCGTCTCATGGGCGTTCCTGCTGCAGCTTTTGAGCTTTAGAGGTTTCAGTCTGACCTGGAGTGACTGGGTTTCAAACTTGCTGGCCACATCTTCAACAAAAATAAATGTCAACGGGTCGCCGTCGGTGTGA
- the LOC109773844 gene encoding uncharacterized protein, which yields MGRKAPSFAPAGRKRKGPSFPLLSPCKRRISPAPAQVTGWASLPDDIVHQVAALVLEFDVVDYIAFRAVCSGWRACAPSPRDPTLRIRSLRPVDWVALCDGDAVRPDDACQITFFQKRTARCLRVRLPELQRHRIIGFTDGLVILLHKRATTIRVLHPFTRVVVDFPSLVPVYQKLIRNRNCVLRMNAAVCSSVSSTTSIAVVAWFPWSSVVLSADAGHSSWEVIHKDMYLSNTLPFQGQLYGFLQTSRQIVQVYPPKPLGPGPVVAHVPIKFGNPFFCSFYLVESDGHMLLVVKSMNLVGRDVEEWRRYVIAIFKVDVSLGHWELIPVSSLGDRALFVSMDRCLSVKAKNLPSISSNSIYLTVPLPDPVVVHSLSSQSFERPTTLCQVHDVKEKIRPSVRPFTIADHLLTYCNHREWATGLMFHEYYTIPKSYEELWKKIRAQDSEVRISRVQDSIRKGKRRVQLKKE from the exons ATGGGGAGAAAGGCGCCTTCTTTTGCTCCGGCCGGACGGAAGCGTAAAGGTCCATCGTTTCCCCTTCTCTCCCCCTGCAAACGCCGGATTTCCCCCGCTCCGGCGCAGGTGACCGGCTGGGCATCCCTCCCGGACGACATAGTCCACCAAGTCGCCGCGCTGGTGCTGGAATTCGACGTGGTGGACTACATTGCCTTCCGCGCGGTCTGCTCGGGATGGCGCGCCTGCGCGCCCAGCCCGCGAGACCCCACCCTGCGGATACGATCTCTCCGCCCGGTCGACTGGGTCGCGCTCTGCGACGGCGACGCCGTCCGCCCGGATGACGCCTGCCAGATAACCTTCTTCCAGAAGCGAACGGCCAGGTGCCTCCGCGTCCGCCTGCCCGAGCTCCAGCGCCACAGGATCATTGGCTTCACTGATGGTCTTGTCATCCTGCTGCACAAGCGAGCCACCACGATCCGCGTGCTCCACCCCTTCACGCGGGTCGTGGTCGACTTCCCATCCCTCGTCCCCGTCTACCAGAAGCTGATCCGGAACCGCAACTGCGTGCTCCGCATGAACGCTGCGGTTTGTAGCAGTGTGTCATCCACCACTTCCATTGCCGTCGTGGCTTGGTTCCCTTGGTCATCTGTGGTGCTCAGTGCTGATGCAGGCCACTCAAGCTGGGAGGTCATTCACAAAGACATGTATCTTTCCAATACCTTGCCCTTCCAAGGTCAGCTTTACGGTTTCCTGCAGACTTCAAGGCAGATTGTGCAAGTCTACCCTCCAAAACCACTTGGTCCTGGCCCTGTCGTTGCTCATGTTCCAATTAAGTTTGGCAACCCATTTTTCTGCAGCTTCTATCTCGTGGAGTCCGATGGCCACATGCTACTTGTTGTCAAGTCTATGAACTTGGTGGGCCGTGATGTGGAGGAGTGGCGACGTTACGTCATTGCGATCTTCAAGGTTGATGTAAGCCTCGGCCACTGGGAACTGATCCCAGTAAGCAGTCTTGGCGACCGAGCATTGTTTGTCTCCATGGACAGGTGCCTGTCCGTGAAGGCGAAGAACCTTCCTTCCATCAGCAGCAACTCAATTTACCTCACTGTGCCACTCCCGGATCCGGTTGTCGTGCATTCCCTGAGCAGCCAGTCATTTGAGCGGCCAACGACGTTGTGTCAGGTCCACGACGTGAAGGAGAAGATTCGCCCGTCCGTCAGGCCCTTCACCATCGCTGATCATCTTCTCACCTACTGCAATCATCGTGAATG GGCAACTGGACTAATGTTTCATGAGTATTACACTATACCCAAGTCTTATGAAGAGTTGTGGAAGAAAATAAGAGCTCAGGATTCTGAAGTGAGGATTTCGCGCGTGCAAGATTCAATCAGGAAAGGGAAAAGGCGTGTCCAACTGAAGAAGGAATAA